Proteins from a genomic interval of Acidobacteriota bacterium:
- a CDS encoding thrombospondin type 3 repeat-containing protein produces the protein MVFDRFERLAPVVLGAAWIFLAVGAPALAGYDGDGVPDYDDNCPFVSNPGQVDSDGDGLGDACDDYPNGGPLNFGAPILLPEPESAANYDHFPRDIGVDPDGRIYVLLATSDFNTFENQNLWLTRSDDGGTTWTTPIQANRSDDQWWRYADMAVDDAGRVHIVYSTPDGAIRYARSTDLGASLTRTEMAPPGSTTSGVASVAARVDRVIVLWDTDSNCTNSVIDQRRSNDGGATFQPVETVRPFSACNPEVTIAPSNDYAFMGYSTDDLAAQGYAATARSTNFGHTWDSAVSVMDSAPDAGDVVIFPVLVEEGAAGQIHVGWVEEVTDTNGDAVAYDYWANRSLNGGAGYQVEVRLTDNETHTDAVLVPGSDQWDLAVLDNGSIHRVLRDGLAGARRVFYSISTDGGASYSQPQPVAAPVPGEQEWQPVVEHTAQNETLVVYGRYGAGASRPFLVKSDPGGGGGGVGEVANLLFAAGSKSDFSWDAATGAGSYDVASGGLQSLRSSGYSSASNFSCDQPGTSASDPATPAAGDGFYYVVRGRAGVDTGSWGGADRDAGITACP, from the coding sequence ATGGTGTTCGATCGGTTTGAGCGGCTGGCGCCCGTCGTTCTGGGTGCGGCCTGGATCTTCCTGGCGGTCGGCGCTCCGGCCCTCGCCGGTTACGACGGCGACGGCGTGCCGGACTACGACGACAACTGCCCCTTCGTCTCCAATCCCGGCCAGGTGGACAGTGACGGTGACGGCCTCGGGGACGCCTGTGATGACTACCCGAACGGCGGCCCGCTGAACTTCGGGGCGCCGATCCTGCTGCCCGAGCCCGAGTCCGCCGCGAACTACGACCATTTCCCCCGGGACATCGGCGTCGATCCCGACGGCAGGATCTACGTCCTGCTGGCCACCAGCGATTTCAACACCTTCGAAAACCAGAACCTCTGGCTGACCCGCAGCGACGATGGGGGAACGACCTGGACCACGCCCATCCAGGCCAACCGCAGCGACGACCAGTGGTGGCGTTACGCCGACATGGCGGTGGACGACGCGGGGCGCGTGCACATCGTCTACAGCACCCCTGACGGCGCGATCCGCTATGCCCGCAGCACGGACCTCGGAGCCAGCCTGACCCGCACCGAGATGGCCCCCCCGGGCAGCACCACCAGCGGCGTGGCCTCGGTGGCGGCCCGTGTCGACCGGGTGATCGTGCTGTGGGATACCGACTCGAACTGCACCAACTCGGTGATCGACCAGCGTCGCAGCAACGACGGAGGCGCCACTTTCCAGCCGGTGGAGACGGTGCGGCCCTTTTCCGCCTGCAACCCGGAAGTCACCATCGCGCCGTCCAACGACTACGCCTTCATGGGCTACTCCACCGACGACCTGGCGGCCCAGGGTTACGCCGCCACCGCCCGCAGCACCAACTTCGGTCATACCTGGGATTCGGCGGTGTCGGTGATGGACTCGGCGCCCGATGCGGGGGACGTGGTGATCTTCCCCGTGCTGGTGGAAGAAGGGGCCGCGGGGCAGATCCACGTGGGCTGGGTCGAAGAGGTGACCGACACCAACGGCGACGCCGTCGCCTACGATTACTGGGCCAACCGCTCTCTCAACGGCGGGGCGGGTTACCAGGTCGAGGTGCGGCTCACCGACAACGAGACCCACACCGATGCGGTCCTCGTACCGGGCTCCGACCAGTGGGACCTGGCCGTGTTGGACAACGGCTCGATCCACCGGGTCTTGCGCGACGGCCTGGCCGGGGCGCGGCGCGTGTTCTACAGCATCTCCACCGACGGCGGGGCGAGCTACAGCCAGCCCCAGCCCGTGGCGGCGCCGGTGCCCGGTGAGCAGGAATGGCAGCCGGTGGTCGAGCACACGGCGCAGAACGAGACCCTGGTGGTCTACGGGCGCTACGGCGCGGGGGCCTCGCGACCCTTCCTGGTCAAGAGCGATCCGGGCGGCGGTGGCGGCGGCGTGGGCGAGGTGGCCAACCTGCTCTTCGCCGCCGGCAGCAAGAGCGACTTTTCGTGGGACGCGGCCACCGGCGCCGGCAGCTACGACGTGGCCAGTGGCGGGCTGCAGAGCCTGCGCAGCAGCGGCTACTCCAGCGCCAGCAACTTCTCCTGCGACCAACCCGGCACCAGCGCCTCCGATCCGGCGACCCCGGCCGCGGGCGACGGCTTCTACTACGTGGTCCGCGGCCGCGCCGGTGTCGACACCGGCTCGTGGGGCGGTGCCGATCGCGACGCCGGCATCACCGCCTGCCCCTGA